A genomic segment from Lycium ferocissimum isolate CSIRO_LF1 unplaced genomic scaffold, AGI_CSIRO_Lferr_CH_V1 ctg12057, whole genome shotgun sequence encodes:
- the LOC132041864 gene encoding receptor like protein 22-like — translation MKELPGLYWLDLSYNNLRIDVQGSNSTSFPFPQLSVIRLASCELQKFPDLTNQSRMLDLDLSINNIKGQIPSWVWSVYYLNLSCNLLESLENPYVSTTLQFLDLHSNMINDNLPILPTSLTYLSLGNNKFTGSIPSSICNLDQLQFLDMSNNSLNSKIPPCLLQKTDLLVVLKLGRNKLSGILPDTFALNCNLKTLDLSNNNLEGKVPTSLERCAFLEVFDIGNNKIRDTFPCMLKKISSLHVIVLRLNRFHGNLQCPIVNNQTWSKLQIVDLSSNNFSGDLLPQYFSNWKGMILSSNSMQGHQHLQVDFIMTFYYQNTVTLNLKGQLMEILNIVEAFTSIDFSCNNFQGEIPEVLGDLKSLYLLNFSHNALTGKIPKALGKLTQLESLDFSVNQLSGRIPDELGSLTFLAVLNLSFNQLSGRIPNGNQLRTFSSDSFEGNKGLCDFPLKNSCSETKVNGSSQPSSHSEHDEIDGKYIGFALGSSMGFGIVIWLLLHCRRYNELVDSFLFRILGPHKKSGRNKNRRRSR, via the coding sequence ATGAAGGAACTACCTGGGCTATACTGGCTTGACCTTTCTTACAACAACTTGAGAATTGATGTACAAGGTAGTAATTCGACCTCATTTCCCTTTCCCCAGTTGTCTGTAATAAGGTTGGCCTCATGTGAGTTGCAAAAGTTTCCAGATCTTACAAACCAGTCTAGGATGTTGGACTTAGACCTTTCAATTAACAACATTAAAGGACAAATACCCAGCTGGGTTTGGAGTGTTTATTATCTGAATCTTTCTTGCAATCTCCTGGAGTCTCTAGAAAATCCTTACGTGTCTACCACTCTTCAGTTTCTGGACTTGCATTCCAACATGATCAACGACAATCTTCCCATCCTACCTACTTCTCTCACCTACTTATCACTTGGCAATAATAAGTTTACGGGATCAATACCATCTTCCATATGCAATCTAGATCAGCTTCAATTTCTTGATATGTCAAACAACTCCTTGAACAGCAAAATACCTCCATGTCTACTCCAAAAGACTGACCTTCTCGTAGTGTTGAAATTAGGGAGAAACAAACTAAGTGGCATCCTTCCTGATACATTTGCGCTGAATTGCAATTTGAAAACTTTAGACCTCAGCAACAATAACTTAGAAGGAAAAGTTCCAACATCCTTGGAAAGATGTGCATTTCTGGAGGTTTTTGATATTGGAAACAACAAGATTAGAGATACATTCCCATGCATGTTGAAGAAAATATCCAGTTTGCATGTCATTGTCTTGAGGTTGAACAGGTTCCATGGGAATCTCCAGTGTCCTATAGTTAATAATCAAACCTGGTCAAAGCTCCAAATTGTGGATCTTTCTTCCAACAATTTCAGTGGAGATCTGCTACCACAATACTTCTCCAACTGGAAAGGAATGATCTTGAGCAGCAATTCAATGCAGGGGCACCAACATTTGCAAGTTGATTTCATCATGACATTTTACTATCAAAATACAGTGACTTTAAATCTCAAAGGTCAGCTAATGgagattttgaatattgttgaagCTTTCACATCCATTGATTTCTCGTGCAACAACTTCCAAGGAGAGATACCAGAGGTATTGGGAGATCTCAAATCGCTTTACCTTCTTAACTTTTCACACAATGCTTTGACAGGCAAAATACCAAAGGCACTTGGAAAGTTGACTCAGCTTGAATCCTTAGATTTCTCAGTGAACCAGTTAAGTGGTAGAATTCCAGACGAGCTTGGGAGTCTCACATTCCTTGCTGTCTTGAACCTATCTTTTAATCAACTTTCTGGTAGGATTCCAAATGGCAACCAACTTCGGACGTTCTCATCAGATTCCTTTGAAGGAAACAAAGGGCTGTGCGATTTTCCTTTAAAGAACTCTTGCAGTGAAACTAAAGTGAATGGATCGTCACAACCAAGCAGCCATTCTGAACATGATGAAATTGACGGGAAATATATAGGTTTTGCCTTAGGATCTTCTATGGGTTTTGGCATCGTGATCTGGCTACTCTTGCATTGCCGAAGATATAATGAGCTCGTTGATAGTTTTCTTTTCAGAATTTTGGGTCCGCACAAAAAGAGTGGCAGGAATAAAAACCGAAGGAGGTCAAGATAA
- the LOC132041862 gene encoding receptor-like protein 7: protein MKISFIHLSFITILVVLLTGSNYITQIYGQCLGDQKASLIKFKNNLTFDSSLSTKLVKWDQNADCCLWPGVSCDEEGHVLVLELDEEAISGGIDNSSSLFNLQHLEKLNMANNTLDSVQIPTEIYKLKNLTYLDLSFAGFDGQIPIELSRLTHLVFLDLSSYNSDELSDELPFSHPFLELGSTDLKTLVGNLANLRELYLDGVNISSKGSEWCSAVSSSLPQLRVLSMRYSGISGPLDPILLNLHFLSVIRLDGNDLSHIPESLVNFTKLTTVSLRSCNLRGSFPSKLIQLPTLQELDLSYNENLTGTLPEFPQGSALREVVLSHTGFTGWLPDSIGNLSNLTRLALSSCNFSGPIPLTLGNLTDLVGLDLSSNSFSGSIPLFHKAKKLYSIDLSTNNLTGPLTSAHFGSLSDLVSLYLSENSITGTVPSVLLSLPSLQILYLRKNHFSGEVHEFDASLSVLEKIDLSSNHLNGSIPRSIFKLKGFQSLAFVQLALVGPLKSK from the coding sequence ATgaaaatatcattcatacatcTTTCTTTCATCACCATCCTGGTGGTACTTCTTACTGGTTCTAACTATATTACTCAAATATATGGCCAATGTTTGGGTGATCAAAAAGCCTCATTAATTAAATTCAAGAATAACCTCACGTTCGACTCTTCTTTGTCAACCAAACTAGTCAAGTGGGATCAAAACGCTGACTGTTGCCTGTGGCCAGGTGTAAGTTGTGATGAAGAAGGTCATGTGCTTGTTCTAGAGTTGGACGAGGAAGCCATTTCTGGCGGAATTGATAACTCAAGCAGTCTCTTCAATCTTCAACATCTTGAGAAGCTGAATATGGCTAATAATACGTTAGACTCTGTTCAAATACCAACAGAAATTTATAAGCTCAAAAACTTGACATACTTGGATCTGTCCTTTGCTGGTTTTGATGGGCAAATTCCAATTGAGTTGTCAAGATTAACACATTTGGTGTTTCTTGATCTTTCTTCTTATAATTCCGACGAATTATCCGACGAATTACCATTTTCTCATCCTTTCTTAGAGCTTGGGAGCACAGATTTGAAGACACTGGTCGGAAACCTAGCAAATCTTAGAGAACTTTATCTTGATGGAGTGAACATTTCATCGAAGGGGAGTGAGTGGTGCTCGGCTGTATCATCATCTCTACCTCAGTTGAGAGTGTTGAGCATGAGATATTCTGGCATTTCAGGCCCTCTTGACCCTATCCTTTTAAATCTTCACTTCCTTTCAGTCATTCGTCTCGATGGCAATGACTTGTCCCATATTCCAGAATCTCTagtaaattttacaaaattaactACCGTGAGTCTCCGGAGTTGCAACTTGCGCGGTTCATTTCCCAGTAAACTCATTCAATTACCAACTCTACAGGAGCTTGATTTATCATACAATGAAAACCTTACTGGCACTTTACCTGAATTTCCACAGGGAAGTGCATTAAGGGAAGTAGTTCTTAGCCACACGGGTTTCACCGGTTGGCTTCCAGATTCAATTGGTAATCTTAGTAATTTGACCCGGCTTGCTCTAAGTTCATGCAATTTCAGTGGGCCCATTCCATTGACTCTGGGAAATCTCACGGACCTAGTTGGTCTTGACTTGTCATCCAACAGCTTTAGTGGCTCAATCCCACTCTTTCACAAGGCAAAGAAACTCTATAGCATTGACCTCAGTACTAATAATCTAACAGGTCCACTTACTTCTGCTCATTTTGGAAGCCTTTCAGACCTTGTGTCTCTATACTTAAGCGAAAATTCCATCACTGGGACAGTTCCGTCAGTTCTCCTTTCCCTCCCTTCATTGCAGATCCTTTATCTTCGGAAAAATCACTTCAGTGGAGAAGTCCATGAATTTGATGCATCCCTCTctgttttggaaaaaattgatttgagCAGTAACCATCTAAATGGATCGATCCCGCGATCTATCTTTAAACTAAAAGGCTTTCAGAGTCTTGCTTTCGTCCAACTCGCTTTAGTGGGACCATTAAAATCGAAGTGA